TCCGATGATGACCTCACTCATCTCCGCTCCTGCCTGGAGCTCTGCTTCGTTGATCACCGTTTGGATGGTCTTCAAGGTCTGCTCAATATTAACGATGGAACCGGCGCGAACTCCTTCACTGGAGTGCTCACAGATGCTGTCTACCATCAACTGGCCATCCCGGCTCACTGAGCCGATAACGCACCTAGTTCGGCTTGAGCCTATATCCAGTCCCATCAACATCTTATCACCAGCCATTACAACAACCCCCTTCTGGTCGGTCTCATTACCTGCGCACCAAACCCTCTCGATAGAGGTCATAACGCTTGTCTTCCGAGCTGAGGAAGGAGAGTGTATCCTTCTGGTCCTGCTGGGCCAGTGCTACGGCCGCTTGTATCTGGGCGGTCCCTACAGGCTCCCTCACCCAAATCTGGGCATTGAGGGACGAGATTTCCAAAACCATCTTTCCAAAGCTGTTACTACTATTATTATCGTATTTTATACTTGTTATCAAGGTAGTTTTCTCTCCAAGGGAATTTGCCAATTCCATGACCTGATGAAATGAGCGGTCAAGTCCATAGACTCTGAGCATCTGAGCATAGGATGGAGGTACCAGGATAGTCACCACTTCCTTTTTCCATGCATCAATATCTTCGCCAGGCAATCTCACCAAAGTATTTTCCGCAACCAGATAGGTCTCTTTCCCATCATTGGTCTGTACCAAAGCAGGACTTTCCACCAAGGAAACAGTTGCTACCAGAGAGGAAGGTAATGTTCTTTTAAGCTCCAGGGATGCAATTGTTGGGTATGACTCCAACTCCCGCTCCAGATGATTGAAATTCAGTTCAAAAAGCGAGCGCCCCACAAAGGTTGCCAGATGTTCCTTGAGTGAGGAGGGAACTTTTTCTTTCCCATTTACCGCAACAACCTTGATCGTGGTGATATTGAACTGAGGAAGTGAACGGAGTGTAATGAACACCAGGAACACAACCAAGGGAAGTATCATCACGGTCAACTTCACCCCAATCGGTATGCGTCTCATTCAACGCCCCCTTGGGAGGGAAACTGAATCGCTGCTCGCTCCTCTTTGCCCAATGAACTCTTGTACAGTGGTATCCTACCACTGCTGATCAGTAGAATTCGGTAGAGCATCGCACAGCTGAGCAATACCACCAGGATATTGGTTCCCCCTTGGCTGAAGAACGGTAGGGGGATACCGGTGGGCGGCAACAACGCAGTTACCACTCCAAGATTCAGGATGGCTTGGAAGAGGATCATACTGGTCAGGCCAAAGGCCATCAGACTGAGAAAACGATCCCTGTCCTGCATCCTGCGACTTGCATGGTATCCAAGAATCGCAAACATGAGAAAGAGTGCGAGAATAAAAGCTCCACCCACAAGTCCCAATTCCTCGCAAACTGAGGCAAATATGAAGTCACTCTGGACCTCAGGCAGGAGTCCAAGCTTGTAGGAACCATTGCCCAGGCCTACCCCAAACATCCCTCCTGATGAGATTGCCTTCAGTCCGGTACTTACCTGATAACTCATCCCACTAGGATCAAGGGAAGGAAACAGAAAGGAGAAGATTCGCTTTACACGGTAGGGTTGGCTGAACATCGCAACAATCGCTGGAGGGACCAGGAATGCAAGAAGAATGACCATGTGAAGTATCCTGAACCCACTTGCGATCAACATGGCAAAACAGATAAACAGGAACAAGAGTGCTGAGGAGTAGTCCCGCTGGAGAAAGATCAACAAGGTAATCACCAAGCTGATCACTATGGGTAGTCCATGACGAAGAAGCATGGATTGATCGCTACGGTCCTTCCTATGGTAGGCAGCAAAGAAAAGAATGATCCCTACTTTCGCAAACTCTGAAGGCTGGAAGGATGGAATGGGTCCGATCTGCAACCACCGTTTGGAACCCAAACGTTCCTGCCCAAATGGACTGAAAAGAGTCAACAGGAGGAGAATCATGGATACTGCCAATGCAAAATAGGAAATATGCTCTATCCATCGAATGGGGATATAACGGATGACCAACCAACCTACTACTGCCAGGGCTACAAACATCAGTTGTCTTGTGAAAAAGTAATGATGAGGAAGTCCATGTATCAGGGCTTCATTGTATGAGGCACTATACAACATGGTCAGTCCAAGAGAACTAATCAGGATGACGATACAGAGGAAAGTGAAGGCACTCAGGTTTCTTCCGCCCTCCTCAAGTGGTTCTTCTTTTTGCCGCCAGTCATCAAAATCCCTTCGTATATCCATGGTATTCACCTACTAATCAGCAGTGAGACTGCTGCAAACAACCAGGACACCAAGGTGAAAGCAACCACAATACGGCTCTCTTTCACCCCCTTGAGTTCATATGCATGGTGCAATGGGGCAATGGTAAATACCTTTCGGCCAAACCGTCTGATGGAAATGATCTGTATCAGGCTGGAAGCCAGCTCAAGAAGGAATAATCCGCTGGCAAGAAACAGTACCAGCTCCGAGCCCATCAGCAGGGCCGACATTGCAATGTATGCCCCAAGTGCATGACTCCCACAATCCCCCATGAAATAGCGAGCAGGTGGAAGATTGAAGAAGAGAAAAGCAATCAAGGAACCAATCAATGCACTGGATGCCATACTCCCCGTCTTCAAGGAAAGCATCAGCAGCAAGAGAAGCATTGGAAGGCTGCTTCCTGCAGCCAGAGCATCAAGCCCATCGGTAATGTTCACTGCATTCACGAAATAGAGTATGTACAGCAAAGCAAACAGATAGTAGCCTATACCCAAATCAAGCTGGAATACCACCAAATCGATACGGGTGCTGAGCAGGTTCTGACCCTTGGCGAGTACCAGAAGCAAGAGGGCCCCTTGCATCTGCAACAACAATTTCACTACCGATGGCAAGCCATCGCCATTGGCATGTTTGCGCTTCATGTGGTCATCCAGGAAACCAATGCCGGCAAAAATGACCAAGGAAAGCAAGGGGAACAACACCTGTGGATTGGAAAGCGAAGGATCAAAGAGGGAAACCAACAAGGTTCCCATGGTGAAAGCCAAGCCTCCAAGCACTGGAGTCCCAGCCTTTTGCTTCTGGAAGGCCCTCAGCTCCGGTTTGACCGCAATGTCGCTCTGTTTTACAAAAGACAACAGAACCTTCGAGATTACGAAGGTTACGACAAAGGAGAGTACAAATAGGAGCAACAACCTATCAGGCATACCTCATCGGCCTCCTTGCAGCATATTCAGTGAGTGAGGGAATCAACCGCTCCATGCCTACTGAGCGTGAAGCCTTGAGCAAGAACAGGTCTCCCCGATTGCTCTGCCTCTCAACAGTATGTTCCAACTCCTCGAAGTTTTCCGTAAATGATACTTTCTCAGCATATCCCTGCCGCCTAAGCTGGCTTGCAGCTTCCTTCATTTCACTCCCATAGAGGTAAGCCCTACCGAAGGAGGACTTTGCCAGCAGATTCGCAACCGATCGGTGTGCAAACCGGGACTGGTTCCCCAGTTCCTTCATAGGACCGAGCACAACCTTCTTCTCCCCCTCCCACCTGAGGCTGGAGATATAGGAGAGAATACTCCTGGTGGAATCCAGGCTGGCATTGTAGGAGTCATCGATAATGGTGATATCACTACGATATACCGAGCTTCTTCCCTGCATTGGAGTGAACCCTTCAAGTGCCTGGGCGATTTCCCTAGGGCTTGCCCCGAGATAAGCTCCAATCGCTATGGCACCAACAATATCTTCGAGCAAATGCTTGCCTACTGCCCTGACCTGGAAGGGTTCCCCATCATAGGTAACCAACCAGCCTTCCAAACCAAGGTCAACAGCCTTCACTGCATCTCTATCATAACGATACAGTGTTCTCGAGGCTTGTTTCTCAATGCGCGGGAGATGTTTGCAGGAACGACTTACAAACCCTGCTTCAATCCCTGGATGGAAAATCTTGGCTTTCTCCTGTGCGATGATCTCCTGGCTCCCAAACTTCTCAAGATGGGAGATGCCGATATTCGTCAGAAGAGCAATATCGGGTTTGAGGATTGAGACCATTCTATCCATCTCCCCAACATGATCGATACCCATCTCGAAGATTCCATAGCGACTCTTTTTATCCAAGGAGAAGGTGCTCAGGGGAAGTCCATACTCACTGTTGAGATTTCCAGGGGTCTTCGCAGTCGGGCCGAGTTGTCCTGCTATGCATGCGATCGCTTCCTTGGTGGTACTCTTTCCGCAGCTGCCGGTTATGCCCACCGTTTTCAGCTGGGGAAACAAGGAGAGGTAGGAACGGGATAGTGCATGCAAACTGGCTAGCACGTCATCACTGGCTAGAACTGCACAATCACATGAGTGTAAGGCCTCCTGTGCGCGTTCAGTAGGAACTACAACTGCAGCAGCCCCTTTATCTGATACTGACCTGATGTACGTAAAACCGTCGGTGCGCTCCCCTTTCAAAGCAAAGAAGAGGCTTCCTTCCCTACAGAGCCTGCTATCAATCTGCACATCAGCAATGCGCATGGAACTGCCCCTGATGCATGTTGCCTGACAAAGAGGAGCAATGGATGAAGGAGTAAAGGAGAACTGGTCTATATGTTGGTAGGTGTTCATTGGCTACTCCTTGAGATGGGGAGCATTGCCGCGGCCTTGATTGGTTGGAATACAATTCCCTCTCTCCAGGCACCGTCAGCCAACGACTCAGGCATACTTAGTGAAGAAATGCTGGCACGCAGGACCTGTTGTTCCTCTTCCAATGCCTGGCGATTCTCCAAGAGTGTCTGGTATTCCACTTCAAGCGAGCGATTGATCCCCCGCTGCCAGAGCGGCAGGAAGATTGCGACCATCAGGAGAAGTAGCATGACCAGAATCATGGCGTGCTGGAGGCGCTCAGCGTAGCGAGGTTTAGCAGACGGCTGTCTGTCAATCTCCACGGTGTACCAGTCATGTACCATAGCTCGCCTCCTTTACAGCTTTTCGATGATTCTCAGTTTTGCACTCCTGCTTGCTGGGTTCTCACTTACTTCTTGCTCACTGGGTATCAGGGGTTTTTTAGTAAGGATCTTTATGGTTGCCTCACTCCCCTCTGCCATTCCCTTGAACAGCCACTTCACCGGCCGGTCCTCCAATGAATGGAAGCTTATGACTGCAAGTCTTCCTCCACTCCTCAAGGCCTGTACGGCACCTTTTAGTGCCGGTTCGATTCTATCCAGCTCCCGGTTCACCTCAATTCGGATAGCCTGGAAGCTCCTGGTAGCTGGATGAATCCTTCCATAGCGATAGTTGGGGGGAACTGATTTGTAGATGATGGAAGCCAGTTCCTCACTACCTGTTATCTTATGGAGCTTGCGTGCCTCCACGATCGCCCGGGCAATACGCCGGGAGTATCGTTCCTCACCAAATTGATAGATGACATCAGCCAGTCGTTTTTCCTGGTATCCGTTCACCACATCCTGGGCACTGATGGGGGCATCCTTGTCCAGCCTCATATCGAGCTCTTCACCCTTCCTGAAAGAAAAACCGCGTTCGGACTCTTCAAAGTGGAAGCTGGAAATGCCCAGGTCAAAGAGAACCAGATCCAGATCCTGCTGCCCATATTCAGAGAAGAAATCATCAAACCAGATATTCCTGGGGGTAAAACGTTCTCCAAAGGGTTCCATTCGCTTGATCGCTTTCTTCTGGATTTCACGGTCACGATCAAGCCCTGTTACTTCCAGGTTTGGGTATTTGGAGAGGAATAGGAACGTATGTCCGCCTTCTCCACAGGTGCAGTCGACCATCTTTGCCGGCCGATCATTCGGTGGTACCAAGTACTCGAGGATTTCTTGGGTCATTACCGAGTAGTGAACGTACTCCATCAGAAGTCCTCCCTGATCATTTCGCTGAGCGACTGTGCAGCGTCAAGGAACTCATCCATGCTTGCATGCAGGTATTGCTCATAGGCACTTCGGTTCCAGAGCTCCAGATAATTGCCGGTGCCAAGGAGTACCGACTCCTCTTTGGCGGCAAGGGAGACACTCTCCCTGAGGCTCTGCGGGATGTTGACTCTCCCAACCTTGTCAAACTCACACAATTGCGCCGGGGCTATCATGCCACGTTGTAGAATCCTAAGCTTCCGGTCGAACATTGCACCAGGACCGTTCATAATCGTGTTCTTGAGTTTCTCAAAATCGGTGGGAAGCATCAGCCAGAGACAGTTCTCCAGACCTCTGGTCACATAGAGGGCTTCCCCTTCCAATGCGCTCCGCAATCGGGAAGGGATGAGTATACGACCCTTGTCGTCAATGGTGTTGTAAAACTCACCAGTCAACATGACCAGGCTCCTCACCTTTTTCAATATTTGGGATTTTCTCCCACTTACATCCATAAATGTACACTTCTTACCACCACAGTACAACCGAACTTTTCCATCTTTCCACCGGTATGATAGGTAAAAATGTCACTCACTGCTTAACAAGCGTAGACTATTTAGCGATATTTTGAGGTTTTTGCCTGGATACAGAAAAATCCCCCTCCAAAAAGGAAGGGGACAGAGTAATGAAGAATTTTCTATTTATCTTTCAGGATTGAAGATGTTGTAGTCGATATCGCTGAAGAGAATATCTCGCTTTTCGGCCTTTACCAACCACTCAGTATTCACGGCATTTTTGCACATATTCCCATAGACAACATTGAAGTTCCTCAGGTGGTCTCCAATTCGTTTCTGTGCATATTCAGTACTGCTCTTGTTGAACAGGATGAATGGCCAGTCACTTGCCATGGACAGCAGCACTTCCCTCGCAGCCTGATTAAGGAATCTCTGCTTCAGGCTGATCTGGTCATTGAACCGAACGGCAAGTTCCTCCATCCTTTCGATGGCCTTATGGATATGCCGGTAGGTCCAAGCATTTGAACCATCAAGCCACACAGCACTATAGCCACCTTGTCCCCATGAGGAGAAGGCAGGCCTGACCCTCTGCAGGGTGTCTCTCTCCTTTTCCAGGAAGGCAGAGGGAGAGACAAAGGAAGTTTGCTGTTCAAGTTCCGCATTCTGACGGAATACCTGTTCAATCCAATCGATGCCTTCAAACCACCAGTGGCCGAACAGCTCAGCGTCATAACCCAAGGTAAATATAGGATCCTTGTCCACCACCCCTTCGAGGTTCTCCGCTTTCTTGTTGACGTTGTACAGGAAATTCCTGGCATGATCTGCCACACGCTTCTGGGCAAGATCCCGACGATAGGGAATTTTTTGGTCAGTCTGCCCGGTGATCGCCCAGTACTTATATCCGGTAAACACGCGTACCGAAGGTTCATGGATATAGGGCTTGATATACTCCATCGGCAGGTCATAACCGATATCTCGGTAAAACTCACGATAATGACGGTCGGTAGGATAGCCTGAGGCGTTGGACCAAACCAGGCTGGTAGTCTGGAAATCCCTGGGGAAGGCAGCCACTCCATTCGGGGTTTGTACAGGGCGATAGGTGCCACACTTGACCTTGTCCGGTGAGAGCAACATGGACTGGCTGGCTGTCTGGAACCATGAGATACCATGATACTTCAACGATTCTTCAAGCCCAGGATAATACCCGCACTCAGGCAACCAGAATCCCTTTGGCAGATGGCCGAAGGTTGTAAGGAAGGACTGTACCCCCAGCTCCACCTGCGCATTGATTGCAGTTGGATAATCCTTGTAAAGCGGGAGATAAGCGTGGGTTGCAGCGGTGGTTGCAAGCTCCAGATGACCACTCATTTCCAGTGCCTTGAAACCCTCGAGGATATTTCCACGATATCGGTCCTGGAAATCCCCCAGATTCTCTCGTGCCTGGTCGAGATAGAACTGAGCCATCTCAAGGAACTCCGGTTGTTCCTTGGTACAGCGTGAGACCTCTTTCTCTCCGAGCTCAATATGACGTTCAAGATACTCTAGAAACCGTTCCTGGAGCACAGGATCGGTAAGCATACAGCAAAGCGTGGGAGAGAGGCTTATGGTCATCTTGAAAGGAATCTTGTCTTGGACAAGTCGGTTGAACATCCTCAGCAGGGGAAGGTAGCTCTCACTGATGGATTCAAAAAGCCAATCCTCCTCAAGGAATCGCGGGTATTCTGGGTGTCTGACAAAAGGGAGATGGGCATTCAGGATGAATGCAATTGATGGTTTGGACATTACAGTACCCCCTTGCTCAGATTCTGTGCGAGATCCCTGATCACCGGATTATCGACAATCTCCCCTTCCTTCGTTACCAGGGAGGAAAAGTTTGCCAGGAAGGAGGAGTAGTCTCCCACCAACTCTTCGCTATGCTTCTGCCAGTAGGCAGGATAGGTTTCGATACTCTTGCTCTGTGCCAGGGACATCTCATTCCCCTTACGGTCACGCCAGCAAAGATCAACCAAATACGAGGAGCCCATATTGGGCAGGTTGATATTCCACTGGGTATCTTCACGTTCTACAGAGATATCAAAGGACAACACTTCCCCGGTCTCAAATCTGGTTTCCTGAACCCGAAGGAACAAGCTGCTGGGAGCCTGTCCATCCTCACCGAAGACCATTTGCTGGGAAGCCGGCGACAGGGACCAATAGGCATAAGCCCACTGAGGGTCCCGAAGCAGGAGATGGATTGATGTATCCAGATAGGTTTCAGGCAACTGTTCAACGCCAGGGAGATCACTCAGATTCTGCTTGTCCCCCCGATAGTCGGTAAGGGAGTTGCAAAACCTGTTTCTATGGATTTTTCCCTTCTGTGCCGATGAGACTTCATCGTCTTGTTCGCCGAAGGCTTCCTCCAAGGCGTCGATGAGCTCCTCCCGATCGAGTGTCTGCCAATCTTCCAAACATTCCTGTTGGGCGATATATTGCAACTCGGTAGTAGACAAGGAATCAATATTGATGAGAATCATGCTTACTCCCAAAAAGTATCCTGACGGATGTTCTTTTACGCAATCGTAAAAGAATCAACGCGCTTAGTCAACCAATGGCTCTTTTTCCTTAGTCAAAGAGAGTCTGCAAGGCAAGATCTACCATCGAGTCGAAGGTAGTCTGCCTCTCCTTCGGAGCAACCTGTTCCCCGGTAAGCAGGGAGTCACTGACCGTGAGCAAAGTCAGGGCCTCAATCCTCTTGAGTCGGGCCAAGGTGTAGAGCTCGCATGTCTCCATATCTACGGCCATGGTTCCCACCGACTGTGCTATAGCTTTCTTCTCATCACCTTTCATGTCATAGAACTGATCACTGGTAAACACATTTCCCACTGCATACCCGATGCCCATTTCCTTTGCATTCTCATAGGCCCGCATGAGCAAAGGGAACGTTGCTGTCGGTGCAAATTGGTAGGTTCCGAAACGGCTCACGTTCATCCCGCTGTCAGAGTCTGCTCCCTGGACAATCAATACATCCTTGAGTTTGAGTGATTCACTCATGGTCCCACAGGTACCTACACGTACCAGGCGCTTTGCTCCATAGCTGTCGATCAATTCTTGGGCATAAATGGAAAATGAGGGCATCCCCATCCCTGTTCCTTGTACAGAAACTCGTTGACCATGATAGAGACCGGTGAATCCATACATTCCCCGTATTTCGTTGTACTGCACCACATCCGTCAGATAGGTTTGTGCTATATGCTTTGCTCTGAGTGGATCCCCAGGCAATAAAACGGTATCGGCAATGCTGTTTTTATCTGAAACAATATGAATACTCATGGCTTCCTCCTACCGTATCATTCACCAGAACGCAACAATGTGCAAGATAGGGCGCCAACCGGTAGTCCGCCTTCTTGGTATTATGATATACTGGGCGAGCTATATGAAAACAAACAAATCGGACAAGACGTCCCTGATCCTTCATGGACATTTCTATCAACCACCAAGAGAAAACCCCCAGACGGGACTCATCGGCAAACAGCTTACTGCAAGCCCCTTCCCAGACTGGAATGAACGTATACATGCAGATTGCTACAAGGCAAACAGCCTCTCTCGATATCTCTCTGGAGTCAGGAGAATCCTCAGCCTGACAAACAACTACGAGTACCTGAGTTTTAATTTCGGGCCTACTCTGCTCAGCTGGATGGAGAAATACCATCAGAATACGTATCATCTCATCCTGGAAGCAGACAGAATAAGCAAAGAACGTCTCGGCTTTGGAAATGCCATTGCCCAAGCGTACAACCATACCATTCTCCCGCTGTGTACCGAAGAGGACGCAAGGGTCCAGATCCGTTGGGGACTGGAAGACTTTGCACAACGTTTTTCCAGGAAGGCTGATGGGATCTGGCTACCGGAGACAGCAATCAGCCCTATGGTTATCGACATCCTCGCTGAGGAAGGTGTTTCCTACGTCATCCTGTCCCCTTGGCAGTGCAAGGCAATCGAAGACAAGAAGAAGGGAACCATTGACCTGGAAGGCAGAGGTGCCCCCTATGACAGACCATTCCTCTTGCGAGGAGCCAAGGGTAAGACCATCAGTGTATTCTTCTATAATCCCCAGTTGGCTGAAGGCATCAGCTTCGGACACTACCTGAGGGACGCCGACTCACTCTACCAGCGTCTGGTTTCCATCAGGGAAGATGAGAACCCCAGCCTTATTCATACCGCTACCGATGGAGAGATCTACGGCCATCATGAGCCCTATGGTGATATGGCCCTCTCTGCCCTGATCAGGAAGGTCGAAGAGCGAGATGACTTTAGGTTCACCAACTATGCCGCCTATCTCAAGGATCATCCGGCTACAGAGATGGCTTACCTGCATGACGGAGAAGAAAAAAGGGGTACCAGTTGGTCCTGCAGCCATGGCGTTTCGCGGTGGTACAAAGATTGTGGTTGTCACACAGGCGGTGAAGAGAGCTGGAACCAAGCATGGAGAACCCCGCTTCGCCTCGCTTTCGATAATCTCTCAAGAGAAATCGATGTAATTTTTGCTGATGAAGTGCAGAAAATCTTGGGCAAAGACGTTGATTCCAGAGAAATTCTCTACCAATTCTCCCCGGTTGCCAGCCATCTCAAGGATATGAACAGCTTCCTCTCTTCATTTACGGATGATGCTGGAAAGAAACATAGGTTGGCGATGTTGCTGGAGGGGCAGAAATACAAGCACTTCTCCTACACCAGTTGTGGTTGGTTCTTCAATGACCTAGCCGGACTGGAACCGAAACAAAATATTGCCTACGCTCTCATGGCTGTCGATCTATACAATCCGTTCAGCCGGAAAGATCTTCTGGGGCAACTTCTGGAAGATCTGAGCAGGGCAAAGGCAAACAGGAAACAAGACGGGACTGGCAAGACCCTTGCCAAGGAACTTTTGCATACACTTCCCGGTGAAGTAGAGGCAGCACTTTTCTTTGCGCTCAATCGTCGTATCGCTGAGAAAGAGGACCATGAGGAAATCTATGGATGGTTCCATTTGGATTCATACACAGAAGTGGATGAACACACTGAGCGGCTCCTAGTCACCAATACAGAGACGCTGACTCATTACATCTGTACGGCACGTGACCCAAACCCTGCACAGGCTACGCTTGAGTATCTCATGGAGGTTCAAGAGGAAGGCTCTGATACAGTCAAGACCACGAACATCGGGCATAAGCAGATCCCCTTGCGCATGCGGGACCAACTATTCGACCAGATTGACAGAAGTGTATGCTCCCTTGACTATGATGCTCTCAGGAGATTGTCAAAAAACATTTTCCACTATGCCACACTGGCAAAGCATGTACCATATCTACCAATGGGGTCCCTCTATGAAGAGCTGATAGGTTCATCCTTGAGTTCCATCAAGAGTTTGTTCATGTATGGCAGCTTGGACAAATGGGATGAATACAAACAGGATTTCGCCTTGATGCTTGAATTCCTCAAGAAGTATGGAAAACAGCCGGATATAGATCTGGTCGCTACAATCTTCCACACCCAAATGACGAATCTGGGTGAGAAAATTCAGGAACACGGTCTGTATGAGGACAATATTCGTTTCATTCTGGAGTTCTTGCAGATTGTACGGGAGAGAGGATTCCAACCTGACCTCACCGCATTACAGAATGCAGTATATCCATATGTAAACATGCAAAAGCAACCGAAGGAAGAGGACATTACCTCAATCAACGCATTGGCGAAGGAATTGAACTTCGATATCTATATCAATTAATTGGCAATGAGTTTGGACAGCTCGGGATCCTCCTCAAGGACCATCTGGGCATAGGAACAGAGGGGAACGATCAGTTTTCCCTCTTTCCTTACCTGTTCCACAACAAGCATTACCAACTTCCTTGCTATTCCCTGTCCCCTCAGGCTGGGAGAGACATAGGTGTGGTCGATCGCAATACGCTTATCCCCGAGGGGGCGCATGGTGATTCTGGCCATGGGAATCTCATTCTCTTCACCATAGGCAAATCCATTATCTGCTTTGTAATAGTCCATCAGTTCCTCCCTGCTTGCAGTAGCTTCTTTGCATGCCCAAGGCTTTCGCTACTGGAATCATCACCACTGAGCATCCTTGCTATTTCCTTTTGACGTTCTTCCTCTTCCACACTTCTGATCATGGAGTAACTCATCTGGTTTCGTATCTCCTTGTGCACCACCAGATGGGTATCTGCCTTGCTTGCAATGGAAGCAAGGTGGGTAATGACAATAACCTGATGGGAACGGCTGAGGTTCATCAGCTGGTCAGCTACAGAGAGCGCCACGCTGCCTCCAATACCGGCATCAACCTCATCAAAGATCAGCGTAGGTACCGCATCACTCTCTGCCAGGCTGGTTTTCACTGCAAGCATGATACGTGACAGCTCCCCTCCACTGGCTACATCCTTGATGGAACGCAT
The sequence above is drawn from the uncultured Sphaerochaeta sp. genome and encodes:
- a CDS encoding putative peptidoglycan glycosyltransferase FtsW, whose amino-acid sequence is MDIRRDFDDWRQKEEPLEEGGRNLSAFTFLCIVILISSLGLTMLYSASYNEALIHGLPHHYFFTRQLMFVALAVVGWLVIRYIPIRWIEHISYFALAVSMILLLLTLFSPFGQERLGSKRWLQIGPIPSFQPSEFAKVGIILFFAAYHRKDRSDQSMLLRHGLPIVISLVITLLIFLQRDYSSALLFLFICFAMLIASGFRILHMVILLAFLVPPAIVAMFSQPYRVKRIFSFLFPSLDPSGMSYQVSTGLKAISSGGMFGVGLGNGSYKLGLLPEVQSDFIFASVCEELGLVGGAFILALFLMFAILGYHASRRMQDRDRFLSLMAFGLTSMILFQAILNLGVVTALLPPTGIPLPFFSQGGTNILVVLLSCAMLYRILLISSGRIPLYKSSLGKEERAAIQFPSQGGVE
- a CDS encoding phospho-N-acetylmuramoyl-pentapeptide-transferase, producing the protein MPDRLLLLFVLSFVVTFVISKVLLSFVKQSDIAVKPELRAFQKQKAGTPVLGGLAFTMGTLLVSLFDPSLSNPQVLFPLLSLVIFAGIGFLDDHMKRKHANGDGLPSVVKLLLQMQGALLLLVLAKGQNLLSTRIDLVVFQLDLGIGYYLFALLYILYFVNAVNITDGLDALAAGSSLPMLLLLLMLSLKTGSMASSALIGSLIAFLFFNLPPARYFMGDCGSHALGAYIAMSALLMGSELVLFLASGLFLLELASSLIQIISIRRFGRKVFTIAPLHHAYELKGVKESRIVVAFTLVSWLFAAVSLLISR
- the murF gene encoding UDP-N-acetylmuramoyl-tripeptide--D-alanyl-D-alanine ligase, which codes for MNTYQHIDQFSFTPSSIAPLCQATCIRGSSMRIADVQIDSRLCREGSLFFALKGERTDGFTYIRSVSDKGAAAVVVPTERAQEALHSCDCAVLASDDVLASLHALSRSYLSLFPQLKTVGITGSCGKSTTKEAIACIAGQLGPTAKTPGNLNSEYGLPLSTFSLDKKSRYGIFEMGIDHVGEMDRMVSILKPDIALLTNIGISHLEKFGSQEIIAQEKAKIFHPGIEAGFVSRSCKHLPRIEKQASRTLYRYDRDAVKAVDLGLEGWLVTYDGEPFQVRAVGKHLLEDIVGAIAIGAYLGASPREIAQALEGFTPMQGRSSVYRSDITIIDDSYNASLDSTRSILSYISSLRWEGEKKVVLGPMKELGNQSRFAHRSVANLLAKSSFGRAYLYGSEMKEAASQLRRQGYAEKVSFTENFEELEHTVERQSNRGDLFLLKASRSVGMERLIPSLTEYAARRPMRYA
- the rsmH gene encoding 16S rRNA (cytosine(1402)-N(4))-methyltransferase RsmH, with the translated sequence MEYVHYSVMTQEILEYLVPPNDRPAKMVDCTCGEGGHTFLFLSKYPNLEVTGLDRDREIQKKAIKRMEPFGERFTPRNIWFDDFFSEYGQQDLDLVLFDLGISSFHFEESERGFSFRKGEELDMRLDKDAPISAQDVVNGYQEKRLADVIYQFGEERYSRRIARAIVEARKLHKITGSEELASIIYKSVPPNYRYGRIHPATRSFQAIRIEVNRELDRIEPALKGAVQALRSGGRLAVISFHSLEDRPVKWLFKGMAEGSEATIKILTKKPLIPSEQEVSENPASRSAKLRIIEKL
- the mraZ gene encoding division/cell wall cluster transcriptional repressor MraZ; protein product: MLTGEFYNTIDDKGRILIPSRLRSALEGEALYVTRGLENCLWLMLPTDFEKLKNTIMNGPGAMFDRKLRILQRGMIAPAQLCEFDKVGRVNIPQSLRESVSLAAKEESVLLGTGNYLELWNRSAYEQYLHASMDEFLDAAQSLSEMIREDF
- a CDS encoding 1,4-alpha-glucan branching protein domain-containing protein; the encoded protein is MSKPSIAFILNAHLPFVRHPEYPRFLEEDWLFESISESYLPLLRMFNRLVQDKIPFKMTISLSPTLCCMLTDPVLQERFLEYLERHIELGEKEVSRCTKEQPEFLEMAQFYLDQARENLGDFQDRYRGNILEGFKALEMSGHLELATTAATHAYLPLYKDYPTAINAQVELGVQSFLTTFGHLPKGFWLPECGYYPGLEESLKYHGISWFQTASQSMLLSPDKVKCGTYRPVQTPNGVAAFPRDFQTTSLVWSNASGYPTDRHYREFYRDIGYDLPMEYIKPYIHEPSVRVFTGYKYWAITGQTDQKIPYRRDLAQKRVADHARNFLYNVNKKAENLEGVVDKDPIFTLGYDAELFGHWWFEGIDWIEQVFRQNAELEQQTSFVSPSAFLEKERDTLQRVRPAFSSWGQGGYSAVWLDGSNAWTYRHIHKAIERMEELAVRFNDQISLKQRFLNQAAREVLLSMASDWPFILFNKSSTEYAQKRIGDHLRNFNVVYGNMCKNAVNTEWLVKAEKRDILFSDIDYNIFNPER
- a CDS encoding DUF4912 domain-containing protein — its product is MILINIDSLSTTELQYIAQQECLEDWQTLDREELIDALEEAFGEQDDEVSSAQKGKIHRNRFCNSLTDYRGDKQNLSDLPGVEQLPETYLDTSIHLLLRDPQWAYAYWSLSPASQQMVFGEDGQAPSSLFLRVQETRFETGEVLSFDISVEREDTQWNINLPNMGSSYLVDLCWRDRKGNEMSLAQSKSIETYPAYWQKHSEELVGDYSSFLANFSSLVTKEGEIVDNPVIRDLAQNLSKGVL
- the deoD gene encoding purine-nucleoside phosphorylase, producing MSIHIVSDKNSIADTVLLPGDPLRAKHIAQTYLTDVVQYNEIRGMYGFTGLYHGQRVSVQGTGMGMPSFSIYAQELIDSYGAKRLVRVGTCGTMSESLKLKDVLIVQGADSDSGMNVSRFGTYQFAPTATFPLLMRAYENAKEMGIGYAVGNVFTSDQFYDMKGDEKKAIAQSVGTMAVDMETCELYTLARLKRIEALTLLTVSDSLLTGEQVAPKERQTTFDSMVDLALQTLFD